In Lactococcus garvieae subsp. garvieae, the following proteins share a genomic window:
- a CDS encoding site-specific integrase produces MAQITKRGKKWRVTVSTSKYGNNARITKSFDNKEDAKKWALENELAKNIGIDLSKRNQTFSKYFENWVKTVKKNDVRETTYQNYLHVIPIVKKLFGDTKISALDDLLVQSKIDEYAENHSRKTTTEVLLKIRTALSYAYGHGLLATDFGKLIKTRGKVSEKKNIALSITEMKILRQYLIRAHKNEFEIMVLLALETGARRGELLGLRPDYIEDNAILIRESISPTSKDTELKTKKSRRKITINHDVMELLKTVPCKENGYIFDPDGFQQSAKLSRLLNRLGLSKTTFHGLRDTHASFLFSSDKISIDYISQRLGHSNIQTTMNYYLTLMPEKKHQQDADALDFLNSLSE; encoded by the coding sequence ATGGCACAAATAACAAAACGTGGAAAAAAGTGGCGTGTCACTGTTTCCACATCAAAATATGGCAATAATGCCAGAATCACAAAATCTTTTGACAACAAGGAGGATGCTAAAAAATGGGCGCTCGAAAATGAGCTTGCCAAGAATATCGGAATCGACCTTTCAAAACGGAATCAGACTTTCTCAAAGTACTTTGAAAATTGGGTTAAAACCGTCAAGAAAAATGATGTTCGTGAAACAACTTATCAGAATTATCTCCATGTTATTCCGATTGTAAAAAAATTATTTGGAGACACAAAAATTTCTGCGCTTGATGATTTGCTTGTACAATCTAAAATTGATGAGTATGCAGAAAATCACTCAAGAAAAACAACTACCGAAGTTCTCTTGAAAATCAGAACTGCTCTAAGTTACGCATACGGACACGGGCTTTTGGCTACCGATTTTGGAAAGTTGATTAAAACTCGTGGTAAAGTTTCCGAAAAGAAAAATATTGCCTTATCAATCACAGAAATGAAAATTTTAAGACAATATTTGATACGAGCGCATAAGAATGAGTTTGAAATTATGGTACTTCTTGCTTTAGAAACTGGAGCTAGACGTGGAGAACTGCTTGGTTTACGCCCCGACTACATTGAAGATAATGCTATTCTTATTCGTGAATCCATCAGTCCCACCTCAAAAGATACTGAGTTAAAAACAAAGAAATCACGAAGAAAAATCACTATCAATCATGATGTCATGGAACTTCTCAAAACTGTTCCGTGCAAAGAAAATGGATATATTTTTGACCCTGATGGCTTCCAACAATCTGCAAAACTTTCACGATTATTAAACCGCTTAGGATTATCAAAGACAACTTTTCACGGTTTGCGTGATACTCATGCTTCATTTTTATTTTCAAGCGATAAGATTTCAATAGATTATATTAGTCAGCGATTAGGACATTCTAATATCCAAACGACGATGAACTATTATCTGACTTTAATGCCAGAAAAAAAGCACCAGCAAGATGCCGATGCTTTAGATTTTTTGAATTCTTTATCAGAATAA
- a CDS encoding MgtC/SapB family protein has product MQITFLTQLDWLIRLILAGICGYAIGYERNSRYKNAGTRTHLIVALSAALMIIVSKYGFMDIISTHGVNFDPSRIAAQIVSGIGFLGAGLIFVHNQSVRGLTTAAGVWATSGIGMAIGSGLYFIGIVATLLILLFQIILHQNYRWIKSATSNHLIVQLEDFEGLHKLQKQLKNEHVEILSIKVEKKSNNSLKTNLYLRLPKTYELASLMALLESNKKIKTIEY; this is encoded by the coding sequence ATGCAAATTACTTTCTTAACACAACTGGATTGGTTGATTCGACTAATATTAGCAGGAATTTGTGGCTATGCCATTGGTTATGAAAGAAATAGCCGTTATAAAAATGCTGGCACACGCACGCATTTAATTGTAGCTTTGAGTGCTGCCTTGATGATTATTGTCTCAAAATACGGCTTTATGGACATCATTAGTACCCATGGGGTCAATTTTGATCCTTCCAGAATAGCTGCTCAAATTGTAAGCGGAATTGGTTTCTTAGGGGCAGGATTGATTTTTGTTCACAATCAATCCGTTAGAGGCTTAACCACCGCTGCTGGAGTTTGGGCAACTTCTGGTATTGGGATGGCTATTGGTTCTGGATTATATTTTATAGGTATTGTAGCTACTTTACTCATTTTACTTTTTCAAATTATTTTACATCAAAATTATCGGTGGATAAAATCAGCAACAAGCAATCATCTTATCGTTCAATTAGAAGACTTTGAAGGTCTTCACAAGCTACAAAAACAACTGAAAAATGAGCATGTCGAAATCCTGAGTATAAAAGTCGAAAAAAAATCAAATAATTCTTTGAAAACGAATCTATATTTAAGATTACCCAAAACTTATGAACTTGCATCCCTGATGGCTCTTTTAGAGTCAAATAAGAAGATCAAGACAATTGAATACTGA
- a CDS encoding TIR domain-containing protein, which translates to MSKSKVFISFRMSDSSDYKDRLSKKFEELDYVINKSEDVDRGNLSEDTIQKYLYEKLADSSLTVVILSPEAVDYRRDWFNNIDDWLYDELRYSLEDRSGNRTNGAIALYTPEAKSQVIARETEEVTTIADFSNLVRKNMLNVKSEYKYCPTDGYYNSLKDNYISLVAFDTFMNSPKTYIDSALEKRDRLNQFNLTKRMS; encoded by the coding sequence ATGAGTAAATCAAAAGTATTTATTTCTTTTCGGATGTCAGATAGCTCTGATTATAAAGATAGACTGTCTAAGAAGTTTGAAGAACTTGATTATGTTATCAATAAATCTGAAGATGTTGATAGAGGGAATTTGTCAGAAGACACGATTCAAAAATATTTGTACGAGAAACTTGCTGACTCTAGCTTGACAGTGGTTATTCTATCTCCAGAAGCGGTTGATTATCGGCGAGATTGGTTTAATAATATTGACGATTGGTTATACGATGAACTTCGATATTCTTTGGAGGATAGGAGTGGTAATCGCACAAATGGCGCGATTGCACTTTATACTCCAGAAGCTAAATCCCAAGTAATTGCACGAGAAACAGAGGAAGTGACCACGATTGCTGATTTTTCAAATCTTGTTCGTAAGAATATGCTTAATGTCAAATCAGAATATAAATATTGTCCAACGGATGGCTATTATAATTCTCTAAAAGACAATTATATCTCTCTAGTAGCTTTTGACACTTTCATGAATTCGCCTAAAACATATATTGATTCTGCACTTGAAAAACGTGACAGGCTTAATCAATTTAATTTAACGAAAAGGATGAGCTGA
- a CDS encoding helix-turn-helix domain-containing protein, with translation MASFKKYIKKKFYNQLYEASSRFVVANKKDLGFYLGWVEVDDIEIKSIYINSTSPKEIEFDVIIICDISMKKWSESYEGELANRWLRVKCYGELNAGVKKFKIKQILQYEKGSNNEFKNPMSDELVPFIWKNDLEKVAEDFLRRHYPLALEVPQAINPYQLATNMGLEILKKEITPDCSIFGQIYFQDSPDSEIKAGTVLIDSNLENIRNLGVVNNTIVHECVHWGKHRQAFELERAYQQDLSNISTALSVEQKSSKTSATDWMEWHTQTLTPKIMMPRKMFKQEAEAVIKHLVERSDSKDELDVIEKAIDELAHFFEVSRLSAKIRLVELGYDEAIGAFNFIDGVYVPTHSWEKGFLKNNQTFSVGVIDAGLQLLFHPELKKNVESGALIFVESHYCLNEPKYISHDVFGNPFLTPYARHHMDECCIVFEISAKVKAGNQALSLSLVLNRDKQSDIQFNISCPDENNVTVEERADYIATHAQDVMDLLANFPSNLGETLKALMKWREISVEKLAEDSQLDVASISRIRSGKRENPTLKSVIALCVGMKLPPILSHKLIENAGYILRFSNQEQMLYEIILDGCGSLDIYACNELLIRKGFEPLVIEK, from the coding sequence ATGGCTTCCTTTAAAAAATATATAAAAAAGAAATTTTATAATCAACTTTATGAGGCAAGCTCTAGATTTGTAGTTGCAAACAAAAAGGATTTAGGATTTTATCTGGGATGGGTAGAAGTTGATGATATTGAGATTAAAAGTATATATATTAACAGTACTTCTCCAAAAGAGATTGAGTTTGATGTTATTATAATTTGCGACATTTCTATGAAAAAATGGAGTGAGTCTTATGAGGGGGAATTGGCGAATAGGTGGCTTAGGGTAAAATGTTATGGGGAGTTGAATGCGGGAGTAAAAAAATTCAAAATCAAGCAAATCTTGCAATATGAAAAAGGTTCAAATAATGAGTTCAAAAATCCAATGTCTGATGAGTTAGTACCTTTCATCTGGAAAAATGATTTGGAAAAAGTTGCAGAAGATTTTTTGAGAAGACATTATCCGCTTGCTTTGGAAGTTCCACAGGCAATTAACCCCTATCAGCTAGCCACAAACATGGGACTTGAGATATTGAAAAAAGAAATTACTCCTGACTGCTCAATCTTTGGACAAATCTATTTTCAAGACTCTCCTGATAGCGAGATAAAAGCAGGTACAGTTCTTATAGATTCTAACCTTGAAAATATCAGAAATTTGGGAGTAGTGAACAATACTATTGTTCATGAGTGTGTACACTGGGGTAAGCACAGACAAGCTTTTGAGTTGGAAAGAGCCTATCAGCAGGATTTATCAAATATCTCAACAGCACTTTCAGTAGAGCAAAAATCCTCAAAAACAAGTGCAACAGATTGGATGGAGTGGCACACACAGACTTTGACTCCTAAAATCATGATGCCAAGGAAAATGTTTAAGCAGGAAGCGGAAGCTGTCATCAAGCACTTGGTTGAACGAAGTGATTCAAAAGATGAACTTGATGTTATTGAAAAAGCGATTGATGAACTAGCTCATTTTTTTGAAGTTTCAAGACTTTCCGCAAAAATTCGACTGGTTGAACTTGGTTATGATGAAGCAATAGGCGCCTTTAACTTTATAGATGGTGTTTATGTTCCCACACATTCATGGGAAAAGGGGTTCCTTAAAAACAATCAAACTTTTTCTGTAGGTGTGATAGATGCAGGATTACAGCTTCTTTTTCATCCTGAATTAAAGAAAAACGTTGAAAGTGGAGCATTAATTTTTGTAGAATCTCACTATTGTTTGAATGAACCTAAATATATTTCTCATGATGTTTTCGGGAATCCGTTTTTAACTCCTTATGCTCGGCATCATATGGATGAGTGCTGTATTGTCTTTGAAATTTCTGCAAAAGTCAAGGCTGGGAATCAAGCTTTATCATTGAGTTTAGTTCTCAACAGAGATAAGCAATCTGACATTCAGTTTAATATCAGCTGTCCTGATGAGAATAATGTTACGGTTGAGGAAAGAGCCGACTATATCGCAACTCATGCTCAAGATGTGATGGACTTGTTAGCAAATTTTCCAAGTAATCTTGGGGAAACTCTAAAAGCTTTGATGAAATGGCGAGAAATTTCGGTTGAGAAATTAGCTGAGGATTCCCAGTTAGATGTTGCAAGTATTTCGAGAATAAGAAGCGGAAAAAGAGAAAATCCGACACTTAAATCTGTCATTGCACTTTGTGTAGGAATGAAGCTTCCACCAATTCTTAGCCACAAATTGATTGAAAATGCGGGTTATATTTTACGTTTTTCAAATCAGGAACAAATGCTTTATGAAATTATCTTAGATGGTTGTGGATCATTAGATATTTATGCTTGTAATGAACTGCTGATTAGAAAAGGATTTGAACCTCTTGTCATAGAAAAATAA
- the cls gene encoding cardiolipin synthase, with product MSLATIYSFIGTLITINTVLALVTIFRKPRSIASILAWFMFLVFLPGVGFLGYLFLGRGLDRTTTRRFEEENKYNLSILGQRVHENNEKFGPKDMTPHEKLLKRYFNNMERTPLCRGNTVKFYLNGEDKFSALFEDIKNAKDNIHVEYYAFFNDKIGTAFRDHLIAKAKEGVEVRVVYDPWGGKTKKDFFKPLEEAGGKVTAFITSRNALMKTRLNYHLHRKIVVIDGQIGWTGGFNVGDQYIYNSKKFGFWRDTHGRIVGTAAFGLQETFIRDWNVSVKDPREKLERRDTYFVVPEEEGNIDIQIVANGPENDNKTLRTGFIKMIMDAEDYIWLQSPYLIPDDSMITALVAAANSGVDVRIMIPDMPDHPFIFRATQYYANYLHKQGVKIYNYTNGFIHSKTLVMDGKLGVFGTTNQDIRSYELNFEISAFCYDEGVAEEMRKTFEADLKDSSLLTDEEIAQQSLWLKIKQNFSRLLSPIL from the coding sequence ATGTCACTTGCGACAATTTATAGCTTTATTGGAACACTGATAACGATTAACACGGTGCTTGCCCTTGTGACGATTTTTCGTAAACCGAGGTCTATTGCCAGTATTTTGGCTTGGTTTATGTTCTTAGTTTTTTTACCAGGTGTTGGATTCCTTGGTTATCTTTTCTTAGGACGAGGGCTGGATCGCACAACAACGCGACGTTTTGAAGAAGAAAATAAATATAACCTGTCCATTCTTGGCCAAAGAGTTCATGAAAACAATGAAAAATTTGGACCAAAAGACATGACACCGCACGAAAAATTACTTAAAAGATATTTTAATAATATGGAACGTACCCCGCTTTGTCGTGGGAACACCGTGAAATTTTATCTCAATGGCGAAGATAAATTTTCAGCCTTATTTGAAGATATAAAAAATGCTAAAGACAATATTCATGTGGAATACTATGCATTTTTTAATGATAAAATTGGGACCGCTTTTCGCGATCATTTGATTGCGAAAGCTAAAGAAGGTGTTGAAGTGAGAGTGGTTTACGACCCATGGGGAGGAAAAACCAAAAAAGATTTCTTTAAACCTTTAGAGGAAGCCGGAGGAAAAGTTACAGCCTTTATCACCTCACGTAATGCGCTAATGAAAACACGACTGAACTATCATTTACATCGTAAAATAGTAGTGATAGATGGTCAAATTGGCTGGACTGGTGGTTTTAATGTTGGTGATCAATATATATACAACAGTAAAAAGTTTGGCTTCTGGCGTGATACACATGGCAGAATCGTTGGTACAGCAGCTTTCGGTCTTCAGGAAACATTTATTCGAGATTGGAATGTTTCAGTTAAAGATCCTCGAGAGAAACTTGAACGAAGAGATACATATTTTGTAGTACCAGAAGAAGAGGGAAACATTGATATTCAGATTGTGGCTAACGGTCCAGAAAATGATAATAAAACCTTAAGAACAGGTTTTATTAAAATGATTATGGATGCTGAAGACTATATCTGGCTTCAATCGCCTTATTTGATACCTGATGACTCGATGATAACGGCACTTGTAGCCGCGGCGAATTCTGGTGTGGACGTAAGAATAATGATTCCCGATATGCCTGACCATCCTTTTATTTTTAGAGCAACGCAATATTACGCAAATTATCTGCATAAACAAGGTGTAAAAATATACAATTATACAAATGGCTTTATACATTCTAAAACTCTTGTAATGGATGGGAAATTAGGCGTTTTTGGTACAACTAATCAAGATATACGCAGTTACGAATTAAATTTTGAGATAAGTGCTTTTTGCTATGATGAAGGAGTAGCAGAAGAGATGAGAAAGACTTTTGAGGCAGACTTAAAAGATTCAAGCCTCCTTACTGATGAAGAAATTGCTCAACAATCTCTCTGGCTTAAAATCAAGCAAAACTTTTCGCGATTACTGAGTCCAATATTATAG
- a CDS encoding HNH endonuclease family protein produces METTRKTYTISEICDGFIYNELEGKGLFGLAGKLTIQPEYQRSYIYADGKRDIAVIESILKGYPLGLVYFNKVDSECFEVLDGQQRITSFGRFVKGKFAIKDTNGMQQYFSGLAQNLQDKILQTEILVYECEGTESEIKEWFKTINIVGVPLNDQELLNAVYSGPFVTLAKAEFSNTQNANVQKWSAYVSGTINRQDYLKTALKWVSKDNISDYMSAHRKNTNITELKGYFTSVIDWISSVFTDVETEMRGLDWGNLYETYYTQAYNPTAISIRVHELYGDSYVKDKKGIFEYILGKEQDKKLLNVRVFDEATKKSVYAKQTAVAKEKGVSNCSYCEIGHDAKSTKIWAFKDMDADHVSAWSKGGVTDISNCEMLCKSHNRAKGNK; encoded by the coding sequence ATGGAAACGACACGGAAAACATACACAATTTCCGAGATTTGTGATGGATTTATTTATAATGAACTTGAAGGTAAAGGACTTTTTGGATTGGCTGGAAAATTAACTATTCAGCCGGAATATCAACGTAGTTATATATATGCTGACGGAAAAAGAGACATTGCAGTTATTGAGTCAATTTTGAAGGGATACCCATTAGGATTGGTTTATTTCAATAAAGTTGATAGTGAGTGTTTTGAAGTCTTAGATGGGCAGCAACGGATTACATCCTTTGGTAGATTCGTTAAGGGGAAATTTGCTATTAAAGATACCAACGGGATGCAACAGTATTTTAGTGGCTTAGCTCAAAATTTGCAAGACAAGATTTTACAAACTGAGATTCTGGTTTATGAGTGCGAAGGAACAGAAAGTGAAATCAAAGAATGGTTTAAAACCATTAACATTGTTGGCGTTCCATTAAATGACCAAGAACTGCTAAATGCTGTTTATTCTGGTCCCTTTGTTACGCTTGCTAAAGCAGAATTTTCAAATACACAGAATGCAAATGTTCAAAAATGGAGTGCTTACGTGTCAGGAACTATCAATCGTCAAGATTATCTTAAAACAGCACTGAAGTGGGTTTCAAAAGATAATATTAGTGATTATATGAGTGCTCATAGGAAGAATACGAATATCACAGAATTAAAAGGTTACTTTACAAGCGTCATTGACTGGATTTCTAGTGTTTTTACTGATGTTGAAACAGAAATGCGTGGACTTGATTGGGGGAATTTGTATGAAACATATTATACTCAGGCGTACAATCCAACGGCAATTTCCATCCGAGTCCATGAACTATATGGTGACTCTTATGTCAAAGATAAAAAAGGGATTTTTGAATATATCTTAGGTAAAGAACAAGATAAAAAGTTATTGAACGTGCGTGTGTTTGACGAAGCGACTAAGAAATCAGTATATGCTAAACAAACTGCGGTAGCTAAAGAAAAAGGAGTTTCAAATTGCTCCTACTGTGAAATTGGACATGATGCCAAGAGTACGAAAATTTGGGCGTTCAAGGACATGGATGCTGACCATGTTTCGGCATGGAGCAAAGGTGGCGTTACTGATATATCTAACTGTGAAATGCTTTGTAAGTCGCATAATCGTGCGAAGGGAAATAAGTGA
- a CDS encoding DUF4231 domain-containing protein has protein sequence MKEGEYLKTRLDDQLNWYDKKSQRYKKAYLFSRITSIILAILIPLFSGLAKDFGWWIFNLIAVIGAVIALIEGVSSLLKYQENWISYRTIAETLKHEKYMFLTKTGVYKDVESPFTDLVERVETIISSENVNWANLQQNEKGKK, from the coding sequence ATGAAAGAAGGGGAGTACCTAAAAACACGCTTAGATGACCAACTAAATTGGTATGATAAAAAGAGCCAGCGTTACAAGAAAGCATACTTATTCTCACGAATTACATCAATAATATTAGCGATACTCATTCCTCTCTTTTCTGGACTAGCGAAAGATTTTGGCTGGTGGATTTTTAATTTAATTGCAGTGATTGGTGCAGTTATTGCATTGATTGAAGGGGTCAGTTCTTTATTGAAATACCAAGAAAATTGGATTAGTTATCGGACAATAGCAGAAACTCTGAAACATGAGAAGTATATGTTTTTAACAAAAACGGGTGTATATAAAGACGTTGAAAGTCCCTTTACTGACTTGGTGGAACGCGTGGAAACAATTATATCAAGCGAAAATGTCAACTGGGCGAATTTACAGCAAAATGAGAAAGGAAAAAAATAA
- a CDS encoding cell division protein FtsK, which produces MTDKQLEQYLLQSLNMALGSQIQGETSYTQSFDCKVGENGFLFIPRLPSGYIIDNELYQKIFLIANAALYPRYTLLKQNSAYFVPFETDDIHTQRGLYFPWKKGISKRLVISDLEQFSTSNIGTTLPIMENLVIDYEKVTSIAIAGNSGSGKSYALTYFLSMLKPISDLIIIDPKFDTPSRWARLNGIKVIHPKQNRSKSDFVSQINEALSGCLQLIYQRQNILYDNPEHKFTHLTVVIDEVLALSEGTNKNIKDSFFSLLSQIALLGRATKVHLLLVSQRFDYNSIPVSVREQLNVLIQIGNINSKTVQFLFPDLDPDGIVIPVGVGTGLIMVIDNEHPYAVLPLLCPTYYTKKGIL; this is translated from the coding sequence ATGACAGATAAACAACTCGAACAGTACTTGTTACAGAGTCTGAACATGGCGCTTGGTTCACAAATTCAAGGCGAAACAAGTTACACGCAAAGTTTCGATTGTAAAGTCGGGGAAAATGGATTCTTATTCATTCCCCGCTTGCCTTCGGGCTATATCATTGATAATGAACTCTATCAAAAAATTTTCTTGATTGCGAACGCTGCGTTGTACCCTCGCTATACGTTGTTGAAGCAAAATTCAGCCTATTTTGTCCCCTTTGAAACAGACGATATACATACTCAACGTGGACTTTATTTCCCTTGGAAAAAGGGGATTTCAAAGCGGTTAGTCATTTCCGATTTAGAACAATTTTCAACTTCTAATATTGGAACAACACTTCCTATCATGGAAAATCTAGTGATTGATTATGAAAAAGTGACCTCGATTGCGATTGCTGGAAATAGTGGTTCAGGAAAATCTTACGCCTTGACCTACTTTTTATCCATGCTCAAACCAATTTCAGACCTCATCATTATTGACCCTAAGTTTGATACACCGTCAAGATGGGCAAGGCTCAATGGTATTAAAGTTATCCACCCCAAGCAAAATCGTTCCAAATCTGATTTTGTTTCTCAAATCAATGAAGCATTAAGTGGTTGCTTACAGCTCATTTATCAGCGACAAAACATTCTTTATGATAACCCCGAACACAAATTTACTCATCTGACTGTGGTTATTGATGAAGTTTTGGCTTTGTCTGAGGGGACAAACAAGAACATCAAAGATTCCTTCTTCTCCCTCTTATCTCAAATTGCACTCCTTGGACGAGCTACAAAAGTCCACTTACTCTTGGTTTCACAGCGTTTTGACTACAATTCAATTCCTGTCAGCGTTCGGGAACAATTAAATGTTTTAATTCAAATTGGAAACATCAATAGTAAAACAGTACAATTTCTTTTTCCTGACCTTGACCCTGATGGAATTGTTATTCCCGTTGGAGTAGGAACGGGCTTGATTATGGTTATTGATAACGAGCATCCCTATGCTGTTTTACCCTTGCTCTGTCCAACTTACTATACAAAGAAAGGCATCCTATGA
- a CDS encoding adenine-specific methyltransferase EcoRI family protein: MANQNLSNAKKAKNDEFYTQWVDIEKEMNAYLEYNPDVFRNKTILLPCDDPEWSNFTKYFAQNFMNFGLKKLISTSYAQDSKLIKTPIQLSLFEMESPKFDETKSHANGKIFTLERKDVTGDGKIDIEDLEFEYLTGDGDFRTDEVCKLRDEADIVITNPPFSLFREFLAWVMEADKKFCVIGNQNAITYKEIFPYILNNKIWLGTSMNGSNRWFGVSDEYEFSSNAKHRIVNGQHQIFVNSVVWFTNLEHGRRHELLSLMSMEDNLKFSKIKFVRENGYPQYDNYEAIEVPNYKAIPNDYEGIMGVPITFLHHYNPEQFEIVGSDAYNATPPTKIYKRKEKVVDGKRSKSKTGTMGCVIRKEEFGSGTYFDVGYPVQAVYKRIFIRRK, from the coding sequence TTGGCTAATCAAAATTTATCTAATGCTAAAAAGGCAAAAAATGACGAATTTTACACACAATGGGTGGATATTGAAAAAGAGATGAATGCTTATCTGGAGTACAATCCCGATGTATTTAGAAACAAGACCATTCTCCTTCCTTGTGATGACCCTGAATGGAGCAATTTTACTAAGTATTTTGCACAGAATTTCATGAATTTTGGTCTGAAAAAACTAATTTCAACCAGCTATGCCCAAGATAGTAAGTTGATTAAAACACCGATTCAGCTGTCACTTTTTGAAATGGAATCGCCAAAGTTTGATGAAACTAAGTCACATGCTAATGGCAAGATTTTCACGTTGGAGCGTAAAGATGTGACAGGCGATGGTAAGATTGATATTGAAGACCTTGAATTTGAATATCTGACAGGTGATGGTGATTTTCGTACTGATGAGGTCTGTAAGTTACGTGATGAGGCGGATATTGTTATCACAAATCCGCCATTCTCGCTCTTTAGAGAGTTTTTAGCTTGGGTTATGGAAGCAGACAAAAAATTCTGTGTGATAGGAAATCAAAATGCAATTACATACAAAGAAATTTTCCCTTACATTTTAAATAATAAAATCTGGTTGGGGACATCAATGAATGGTTCTAATCGCTGGTTTGGGGTTTCTGATGAGTATGAATTTAGTTCAAATGCAAAACATAGGATAGTTAATGGACAGCATCAAATATTTGTGAATTCTGTGGTTTGGTTTACCAACTTAGAGCATGGGCGGCGACATGAATTACTTTCGCTAATGAGTATGGAAGATAACTTGAAGTTCTCTAAGATTAAATTCGTTAGAGAAAATGGTTATCCTCAATATGATAACTATGAAGCTATAGAAGTTCCAAATTATAAAGCAATACCTAATGATTATGAAGGAATAATGGGAGTTCCCATTACCTTTCTACATCATTATAATCCAGAACAATTTGAAATTGTTGGTAGCGATGCATATAACGCTACACCACCAACCAAGATTTATAAAAGAAAAGAGAAAGTTGTTGACGGAAAAAGAAGTAAGTCTAAGACTGGTACGATGGGGTGTGTTATAAGGAAGGAAGAATTTGGTTCGGGAACCTACTTTGATGTTGGTTACCCTGTACAAGCAGTCTACAAAAGAATTTTCATTAGGAGGAAGTGA
- a CDS encoding sigma-70 family RNA polymerase sigma factor — protein sequence MSKVEDKRDDLIEQAAKRGDWDKVLRLLDQPLDNLERKDRAYGLLSTNWNIGTTDNLKIELGDTIPDFSLDPLETLLQIEAQTEQINPFIAIQAFDEVEQQILLGRLLDKKPYSKISKEVKMNDKTVKSHFTKDLEHLKSLLK from the coding sequence ATGAGCAAAGTAGAAGACAAACGGGATGATTTGATTGAACAAGCCGCCAAACGTGGAGATTGGGATAAGGTGCTTCGTCTGCTCGACCAACCACTTGATAATCTTGAGCGCAAAGATAGAGCCTACGGATTACTAAGCACCAACTGGAATATCGGAACAACAGACAATCTTAAAATTGAACTTGGGGACACGATTCCAGATTTTTCTCTTGACCCTTTGGAAACACTTCTTCAAATAGAAGCACAGACTGAACAAATCAATCCTTTTATCGCGATTCAAGCTTTTGATGAAGTAGAGCAACAAATTTTATTAGGAAGATTACTTGATAAAAAGCCTTATAGCAAAATTTCAAAAGAAGTCAAAATGAATGATAAGACTGTCAAATCGCACTTTACGAAGGATTTAGAACACCTCAAATCACTTCTCAAATAA
- a CDS encoding replication protein produces MTQRKEQRSNKWAFLLYKESAPEDYLEVLDELHVPYVLSPWHDKDVNKTTGEFKKAHKHGALFFESLKSYTQVSDLLTEKLNTPAHVEVVMSPKGMYDYFIHAENPEKTLYNVEDIETGCGFELEKFLAENNPDLLKQVYEVMRDSGLREFADFTDLIAEQFPDLLLYVFDKSYFFKIYLDSKRYNIRESKENEEEINGK; encoded by the coding sequence ATGACACAGAGAAAAGAACAGCGCTCAAATAAATGGGCATTCCTATTGTACAAAGAAAGCGCACCAGAAGATTATCTTGAGGTGCTTGATGAACTTCACGTTCCTTACGTACTTAGTCCTTGGCATGATAAGGACGTGAACAAAACAACAGGTGAATTTAAAAAAGCGCACAAACATGGTGCATTATTCTTTGAGAGTCTAAAAAGCTATACACAAGTTTCAGATTTATTGACTGAAAAACTTAATACTCCCGCCCATGTTGAAGTTGTGATGAGCCCAAAAGGTATGTATGATTACTTTATTCATGCGGAAAATCCAGAAAAGACACTCTACAACGTTGAAGATATTGAAACGGGATGTGGTTTTGAATTGGAAAAATTCTTAGCAGAAAACAACCCTGACTTGCTCAAACAAGTTTATGAAGTCATGCGTGATTCTGGCTTAAGAGAATTTGCGGACTTCACAGATTTAATCGCAGAACAGTTTCCTGATTTACTTCTATATGTCTTTGATAAAAGCTACTTTTTCAAGATTTATCTGGATTCTAAGCGATATAACATAAGAGAGAGTAAAGAAAATGAGGAGGAAATCAATGGAAAGTAA